A section of the Mycoplasmopsis synoviae ATCC 25204 genome encodes:
- a CDS encoding replication initiation and membrane attachment family protein: MEQTKEYSLKYDNLKIYSETDLSEYDLVNLRKLYSPIIGSVAISLYSHFFDALSSPNNVNSISYRDLSLFLFETPEKIHDARKKLEVFNLIEVFEKHDEYSIIIKLNKPETKERFKNNSLYSKYLRKALGFEKANQLLSSSTFNFNDKSLTNVTSGWVDFLDQYKDYSFQLDQNLKNNKIEFIKSQMKNYSFEDENIYLNSNSSSYNLNLVTNEKNNNLYEVIKKEKVDFYLQFQHGIKLSEEKNTLLKNKISFWKSQIFNEHIINLVLFLTSKLRKFNKVESWYLEVDKLITKICKKEAYLNFEMAEEFVIKTYLESDLDKTSLNTYISEKNNYFKFKKAV; the protein is encoded by the coding sequence ATGGAACAAACTAAAGAATATTCATTGAAATACGATAATTTAAAAATCTATTCAGAAACTGATTTAAGTGAATATGATTTAGTTAATCTTAGAAAACTTTATTCTCCAATTATAGGTAGCGTTGCTATCTCTTTATATTCACATTTTTTTGATGCATTAAGCAGTCCAAATAATGTTAATTCAATAAGCTATAGAGATTTAAGTTTATTTTTATTTGAAACACCAGAAAAAATTCATGATGCAAGAAAAAAACTTGAAGTTTTTAACTTAATTGAAGTTTTTGAAAAACATGACGAATACAGCATCATAATTAAATTAAATAAACCTGAAACTAAAGAAAGATTTAAAAATAATTCACTTTATTCAAAATACTTAAGAAAAGCTCTTGGTTTTGAAAAAGCAAATCAACTTCTTTCTAGTTCAACTTTTAATTTTAATGATAAATCACTTACAAATGTAACATCAGGATGAGTTGACTTTTTAGATCAATACAAAGATTATTCATTCCAACTTGATCAAAACTTAAAAAACAACAAAATTGAATTCATTAAAAGTCAAATGAAGAATTACTCATTTGAGGATGAAAACATTTATTTAAATTCAAATTCATCAAGTTATAACCTAAATTTAGTAACTAATGAAAAAAATAATAATTTATATGAAGTAATCAAAAAAGAAAAAGTTGATTTTTATCTTCAATTCCAACATGGAATTAAACTAAGTGAAGAAAAAAATACTTTACTTAAAAATAAAATTTCATTTTGAAAAAGTCAAATTTTTAATGAACATATAATTAATTTAGTTTTATTTTTAACATCTAAACTTCGTAAGTTTAATAAAGTTGAATCTTGATATTTAGAAGTTGATAAATTAATTACAAAAATTTGTAAAAAAGAAGCTTATTTAAATTTTGAAATGGCAGAAGAATTTGTAATTAAAACTTATTTAGAATCAGATTTAGATAAAACTTCTCTAAACACTTACATATCTGAAAAAAATAATTATTTTAAATTCAAAAAAGCAGTTTAA
- a CDS encoding nucleoside/nucleotide kinase family protein, with the protein MIAVVGKVCSGKTTFLKKLEQEGKKVFIADEFVKSLYENKDFCQKIQKLINFDLLTKNKLDKFKIKKLFSENKDLFEEFEKQVHLEVFKYLSENKFDFAEIPALNSKHANFCSLISKIYVHKVDENTRIKFCKKRNVDSEALKILDALNSYNWTDLKNYNGILVVDKL; encoded by the coding sequence ATGATTGCAGTAGTTGGAAAAGTATGTTCTGGTAAAACAACATTTTTAAAAAAACTAGAACAAGAAGGCAAAAAAGTATTTATCGCAGATGAATTTGTTAAATCTTTATATGAAAACAAAGATTTCTGCCAAAAAATACAAAAATTAATTAATTTTGATTTATTAACTAAAAATAAACTTGATAAATTTAAAATTAAAAAGTTATTTTCTGAAAATAAAGATCTTTTTGAAGAATTTGAAAAGCAAGTTCATTTAGAAGTTTTTAAATATTTATCAGAAAATAAATTTGATTTTGCCGAAATACCGGCATTAAATTCAAAACATGCTAATTTTTGCAGTCTTATTAGCAAAATTTATGTGCATAAAGTCGACGAAAACACTAGAATAAAATTTTGTAAAAAAAGAAATGTGGATTCTGAAGCTTTAAAAATTTTAGACGCGTTAAATTCTTATAATTGGACAGATTTGAAAAATTATAATGGAATTTTAGTTGTGGATAAGTTGTAA
- a CDS encoding 5'-3' exonuclease codes for MEKALIIDGNYLMFQSFYATYRGDINVILRTSNGTPTNAITLFLKQLVKYLVFYKPDYLFIAFDAKERTKRHELLDGYKANRIKAPQELFIQFDLIKEILKEMKVFYYESTGDEADDLIATFCKNFESLEKFIFSRDKDLLQLVNKNTRVFFKDEEVTYLNFFEKYQINPDQIIDFKALKGDSSDNLPGIKGIGDKTAIKLLNEFKTFENIYQNLDSKLISEKVKNNLLKGKENGMLCYQLAKLNYEVEVLPKNLDLFKLNIDLKASEKILDELELNTTKKMLLDKRWLQ; via the coding sequence ATGGAAAAAGCTTTAATTATTGATGGAAATTATTTAATGTTTCAATCATTTTATGCAACATATAGAGGTGATATAAATGTCATTTTAAGAACAAGTAATGGAACTCCTACAAATGCAATTACTTTATTTTTAAAACAGCTAGTTAAATACTTAGTTTTTTATAAACCAGATTATTTATTTATAGCCTTTGACGCAAAAGAAAGAACTAAAAGACACGAACTTTTAGATGGCTACAAAGCTAATAGAATTAAAGCTCCACAAGAGCTATTTATTCAATTTGATTTAATTAAAGAAATTCTAAAAGAAATGAAAGTTTTTTACTATGAATCAACAGGTGATGAAGCTGATGATTTAATAGCAACATTTTGTAAGAATTTCGAATCACTAGAAAAATTTATTTTTTCAAGAGATAAAGATTTGCTTCAGCTAGTAAATAAAAATACAAGAGTATTTTTCAAAGACGAAGAAGTTACATATTTAAATTTTTTTGAAAAATATCAAATTAATCCAGATCAAATAATTGACTTTAAAGCACTAAAAGGAGATTCTAGCGATAACCTTCCAGGAATTAAAGGAATTGGTGATAAAACAGCTATTAAATTATTAAACGAATTTAAAACTTTTGAAAACATTTATCAAAATTTAGATTCAAAATTAATAAGTGAAAAAGTTAAAAATAATTTATTAAAAGGTAAAGAAAATGGAATGCTTTGCTATCAACTTGCTAAGTTAAATTATGAGGTTGAAGTTTTACCTAAAAATTTAGATTTATTTAAATTAAATATAGATTTAAAAGCTTCTGAAAAAATTCTTGATGAGCTTGAACTTAATACAACAAAGAAAATGCTTTTAGATAAAAGATGATTGCAGTAG
- the dnaE gene encoding DNA polymerase III subunit alpha: MNNKKPIYLHLKTEFSFLNSAIRLNKLFNLIESQKIEYLAITDKENLYALPYLLEFREKYKFKLIIGCEFELDNKLEVIILAKNLAGYKLINELIYQKSNNNSINLSDLNSENIFVIDSDTNGYLKNKKSLEVELPNFFYNSKFQLENKDNVVYAPVKKIIDKFENFTLNILDKIREEFKENNNFDDFYSEEEFNDLDEKIYQNTLNLADQCFELEIDKEIKLPEFSSNSKEEIESKIKASERTKYLLLNYDKDLVIERINYEFSIIKEQNFVDYFLIIADALSWARKNKISIGPGRGSVSGSLVAYVLEITDVNPLDFDLLFERFLNTKRVTYPDIDIDIQDDRRSEVLDYIFEKYGQKRCALITTFSTLGAKSAIKDVGRMLGISNSEVNLVTKTINDFDKNLTLESEYNKRNSKYKAIVSKYENLHEYATYIEGLYRQTGVHAAGIVIANNDITNYFPINKVLDKYNQVQLSLENLEKYGLIKIDFLGLKNLTIVKNIENLINPKLHFDNVINQNLNKFIDHKTFSILNDLKTEGIFQLESDGMKRAISQVKIDSFEDIYAIISLYRPGPSQYIPIYGKNKKDPSQIEKVHPIYDKIVAPTFGIIVYQEQIMQIAQEVAGLSFSEADLLRRAISKKNSQELKSYKTKFFEGGAKNNVSSDLLNRIYSNIEKFADYGFNKSHAVAYAVLALKLAFYKSRYPFIFYKVLLDNSFSSQENTSKYVQEATKLKIKINAADINISSLNTVEENNNLYLSFLTIKGFGENSATKLIQERNRAGKFKNFFDAAIRLGMIGIKKATLSLLINANIFRSFGNINTLINSLEDVSNFVDLINKKVKKAFMALDKSEQTDGKWISLYEDFAREEQFPNILDEVEISDKEIMDLETKAYGISLSVIDESKVENEFSLNSLNENETRNFNVILEEFDVKLNTNSKKVKINDGKVSKFAFVSDYSLSIFNKELLNKKINVTVTLKKSRSNFKYLLLEKWSL, from the coding sequence ATGAATAACAAAAAACCTATTTATTTACATTTAAAAACTGAATTTTCTTTTTTAAATTCTGCCATTAGATTAAATAAATTATTTAATTTAATTGAGAGTCAAAAAATTGAATATTTAGCAATAACAGATAAGGAAAATTTATACGCACTTCCTTATTTATTAGAGTTTCGCGAAAAATATAAATTTAAATTAATAATAGGTTGTGAATTCGAATTAGATAATAAACTTGAAGTTATAATTTTAGCTAAAAATTTAGCAGGATATAAATTAATAAACGAATTAATTTATCAAAAATCAAACAATAATTCTATTAATCTTTCTGATTTAAATTCAGAAAATATTTTTGTTATAGATTCAGATACAAATGGTTATTTAAAAAATAAAAAAAGCTTAGAAGTTGAACTTCCAAACTTTTTTTATAATTCAAAATTTCAATTAGAAAACAAAGACAATGTAGTTTATGCGCCTGTTAAAAAAATAATTGATAAATTTGAAAACTTTACCTTAAATATTCTTGACAAAATTAGAGAAGAATTTAAAGAAAATAATAACTTTGACGATTTTTATAGCGAAGAAGAATTTAATGATTTAGATGAAAAAATTTATCAAAATACATTAAATTTAGCTGATCAATGTTTTGAATTAGAAATTGATAAAGAAATTAAGCTTCCTGAATTTTCAAGTAATTCAAAGGAAGAAATCGAAAGCAAAATTAAAGCATCAGAAAGAACTAAATATTTACTATTAAACTACGATAAAGATTTAGTAATTGAAAGAATTAATTATGAGTTTTCAATTATTAAAGAACAAAATTTTGTTGATTATTTTTTAATAATAGCTGATGCATTATCATGAGCTAGAAAAAATAAAATAAGTATAGGACCAGGAAGAGGAAGCGTTTCTGGTTCTTTAGTTGCATACGTGCTTGAAATAACTGATGTAAACCCTTTAGATTTTGATCTGCTTTTTGAAAGATTTTTAAATACCAAAAGAGTTACTTATCCTGATATAGATATCGATATTCAAGACGATAGAAGAAGTGAAGTATTAGATTATATTTTTGAAAAATACGGACAAAAAAGATGTGCTCTAATTACTACTTTTTCAACACTAGGCGCTAAAAGCGCAATTAAAGATGTTGGTAGAATGCTTGGGATTTCAAATTCTGAAGTTAATTTAGTTACAAAAACAATTAATGACTTTGATAAAAACTTAACTTTAGAAAGTGAATACAATAAGAGAAATTCGAAATATAAAGCAATAGTTAGTAAATACGAAAACCTTCATGAATATGCAACTTATATTGAAGGACTATATCGGCAAACTGGAGTTCATGCTGCAGGTATTGTTATTGCAAATAACGATATAACAAATTACTTTCCAATTAATAAAGTTTTAGATAAATATAATCAAGTTCAATTAAGCCTTGAAAACTTAGAAAAATATGGGCTTATAAAAATAGATTTTTTAGGATTAAAAAATTTAACCATTGTTAAAAATATTGAAAATCTAATTAATCCTAAACTTCATTTTGATAATGTTATAAATCAAAACTTAAATAAATTTATTGATCATAAAACTTTTTCAATTCTTAATGATTTAAAAACCGAAGGAATTTTTCAACTTGAATCTGATGGAATGAAAAGAGCTATCTCACAAGTTAAAATAGATAGCTTTGAAGATATATACGCGATTATTTCTTTATATAGACCAGGACCATCACAATACATTCCAATATATGGAAAAAATAAAAAAGATCCAAGTCAAATTGAAAAAGTTCATCCAATTTACGACAAGATAGTAGCTCCTACTTTTGGAATAATCGTCTACCAAGAACAAATAATGCAAATCGCTCAAGAAGTAGCTGGTCTTTCGTTTTCAGAAGCTGATTTACTTAGAAGAGCAATATCGAAGAAAAATTCTCAAGAACTTAAAAGCTATAAAACTAAATTCTTTGAAGGTGGAGCTAAAAATAATGTTTCATCAGATCTATTAAATAGAATCTATAGCAACATTGAAAAATTTGCTGATTATGGATTTAATAAATCGCATGCCGTTGCTTATGCAGTGCTTGCTTTAAAACTTGCATTTTATAAATCTAGATATCCTTTTATTTTTTATAAAGTTTTACTTGACAATTCATTTTCTTCGCAAGAAAATACTTCAAAGTATGTTCAAGAAGCAACTAAACTAAAAATAAAAATAAATGCAGCTGATATTAACATTTCAAGTTTAAATACAGTTGAAGAAAATAATAATCTTTATCTTTCATTTTTAACTATTAAAGGTTTTGGAGAAAACTCTGCAACTAAATTAATTCAAGAAAGAAATCGTGCTGGTAAATTTAAAAATTTTTTTGATGCTGCAATTAGGCTAGGAATGATTGGTATCAAAAAAGCAACTCTGTCACTTTTAATTAATGCAAATATTTTTAGAAGTTTTGGAAATATAAATACTTTAATTAATTCATTAGAAGACGTAAGTAACTTTGTTGATTTAATAAACAAAAAAGTTAAAAAAGCTTTTATGGCTTTAGATAAAAGCGAACAAACTGATGGAAAATGAATTAGTTTATATGAAGACTTTGCAAGAGAAGAACAATTTCCAAATATCTTAGATGAAGTTGAAATTTCAGATAAAGAAATAATGGATTTAGAAACTAAAGCTTATGGAATTTCTTTAAGTGTTATCGATGAATCAAAAGTTGAAAATGAATTCTCGCTTAATTCACTTAATGAAAATGAAACAAGAAATTTTAACGTTATCTTAGAAGAATTTGATGTTAAGTTAAATACCAATAGTAAAAAAGTTAAAATAAATGATGGTAAAGTTTCTAAGTTTGCATTTGTAAGTGATTATTCACTAAGCATATTTAATAAAGAGTTATTAAATAAAAAAATAAATGTAACAGTTACTCTTAAAAAATCAAGAAGTAACTTTAAATACTTGCTATTAGAAAAATGGAGTTTATAA